Proteins from one Astatotilapia calliptera chromosome 8, fAstCal1.2, whole genome shotgun sequence genomic window:
- the LOC113028165 gene encoding leucine-rich repeat-containing protein 17: MPGFGCTMLATMFLLPLLLNAVLGFKLCPSPCLCYESSDLVDCRSRGLTRVPSSISHGTWLLDLSANKVTEVHTRSFIGLWSLKILLMSNNSIHILHPQSLSSLQFLEKLDLSFNRLRWLPQDFSQGLYSLQELRLSNNLLQHLDSKSLEDCGSLRKLDLSYNHIRGLDIKALSSLSRLSFLNMEGNRLNVLKDGQLNRQQTLEVLLLNYNNISKIEAESLAPLRRLSLLGLKGNQLEHIRFKTFLKLQTTSTYLQMSLNPWICDCELQRIFGKINHVRHLHVEDYKDIICHAPAQLAGSLLASMDSQLCIAETASVLVITITVMLAVIGALVKAERNRKNKQASSEAESQGQEK; encoded by the exons ATGCCTGGCTTTGGCTGCACTATGCTGGCCACGATGTTCCTGCTCCCTCTCCTCCTGAATGCCGTGCTGGGCTTTAAACTGTGCCCCAGCCCCTGCTTGTGCTATGAATCTTCAGACCTGGTGGACTGCAGGTCTCGTGGGTTGACCCGGGTCCCATCCAGCATCTCCCACGGCACCTGGCTGCTGGATCTAAGTGCGAACAAGGTGACAGAGGTGCACACCAGGTCTTTCATAGGACTGTGGTCACTCAAGATCCTCCTCATgtccaacaacagcatccataTTCTGCACCCACAG tCTCTGTCATCCCTGCAGTTTCTGGAGAAGTTGGATTTGAGTTTTAACCGGCTGCGGTGGCTCCCTCAGGACTTCTCTCAGGGCCTATACTCCCTCCAGGAGCTCCGGCTGAGCAACAACCTGCTGCAGCACTTAGACTCCAAATCACTGGAAGACTGTGGCAGCTTGAGGAAACTGGACCTCAGTTACAACCACATCCGAGGACTGGACATCAAGGCTTTGAGCAGCCTGTCTCGACTGAGCTTCCTCAACATGGAGGGAAACAGGCTGAATGTTCTTAAAGATGGCCAGCTGAACAGGCAGCAAACCTTGGAGGTCCTGCTGCTCAACTACAACAACATCTCAAAGATTGAGGCCGAATCTCTGGCTCCCTTGCGAAGGCTCTCTCTGCTAGGTCTCAAGGGAAACCAGCTAGAGCACATAAGGTTCAAGACCTTCCTGAAGCTCCAGACAACCAGCACCTACCTTCAGATGTCCCTCAACCCCTGGATCTGTGACTGCGAGCTGCAGCGCATCTTCGGCAAGATCAACCATGTGCGACATCTGCACGTAGAGGACTACAAGGACATCATCTGTCACGCTCCCGCTCAGCTAGCCGGAAGTCTCCTGGCTTCGATGGACAGCCAGCTGTGTATAGCTGAGACTGCCTCAGTGCTCGTCATCACCATCACCGTGATGCTCGCTGTGATTGGTGCTCTGGTAAAAGCGGAGCGCAACCGTAAGAACAAACAAGCCTCAAGTGAAGCAGAGTCCCAAGGACAAGAAAAGTGA
- the tmem101 gene encoding transmembrane protein 101, with protein MAGPSRKQMLRFLSQVGAFILTRFGFWNCFSMLMLFAERADSKRKPDIHIPYLYVDMGAAVICASFMSFGVKRRWFALAAAVQLAISTYASYVGEQVYYGEWLKVRMYSRALAIIGGFLILASGAGEVYRQKPRSRSLQSTGQVFLGVYLICMVYSLQHSKEDRQVYLNHIVGGEVTLMLLEVVFGILALAFLSGCYIRLAAQILATILPLIILLIDGNIGYWHHTRKVEFWNQMKLIGHNVGIFAAVLILATDG; from the exons ATGGCGGGTCCCAGTAGGAAGCAGATGTTGAGGTTTCTAAGCCAAGTGGGGGCGTTTATTTTGACCCGGTTTGGATTTTGGAACTGCTTCAGCATGCTGATGCTCTTTGCTGAACGAGCGGACTCGAAAAG GAAGCCAGATATCCACATACCGTACCTGTATGTGGACATGGGCGCTGCGGTGATCTGTGCCAGCTTCATGTCATTTGGGGTGAAGAGACGGTGGTTTGCTTTGGCTGCTGCCGTACAGCTTGCCATCAGTACTTACGCATCATACGTTGGAGAGCAGGTGTATTATGGGGAATGGCTTAAG GTGCGAATGTACTCCAGAGCGCTGGCCATTATTGGAGGCTTTCTGATTCTGGCCAGCGGCGCAGGGGAAGTATACAGACAGAAACCTCGCAGCAGATCCCTGCAGTCTACTGGACAAGTTTTTCTGGGAGTCTATCTCATTTGCATG GTTTACTCCctccagcacagcaaagaggacAGGCAGGTCTATCTGAACCACATCGTTGGGGGAGAGGTCACTCTGATGCTGCTGGAGGTGGTGTTTGGCATCCTGGCTCTGGCCTTCCTCTCCGGCTGCTACATCCGCCTGGCCGCTCAGATCCTGGCCACCATCCTTCCTCTTATTATCTTGCTCATCGATGGTAACATTGGTTACTGGCACCACACTCGGAAGGTGGAGTTCTGGAACCAGATGAAGCTGATAGGTCATAATGTGGGCATCTTCGCCGCTGTACTGATCCTAGCCACTGATGGCTGA
- the gngt2b gene encoding guanine nucleotide-binding protein G(I)/G(S)/G(O) subunit gamma-T2b, translated as MARDMSDKEILKMELDQLKKEVSTPRTPVNANCTDTIAFVEGLAPNDPLIKGVPDDKNPYKGDKGGCIIT; from the exons ATGGCTCGGGATATGTCAGATAAGGAAATCTTGAAAATGGAGCTAGACCAGTTGAAGAAGGAAGTTAGCACACCTAGGACACCA GTGAATGCAAACTGTACAGACACAATTGCTTTTGTGGAGGGACTGGCCCCGAATGATCCGCTGATTAAGGGTGTTCCCGATGACAAGAACCCTTACAAGGGAGACAAGGGCGGCTGCATAATAACATAG
- the LOC113028182 gene encoding putative all-trans-retinol 13,14-reductase, with protein MWLLIFLVCLLICAGSTYWYLFGKPSPFSLNSVRPPAPQEFDQKKRDKVIKQGFSVDKVPKNLDVIVIGSGIGGLTAGATLAKAGKKVLVLEQHDQAGGCCHTYIEKGFEFDVGLHYIGQLHENSLLRIAFDQISEGQLEFHQLDQHFDTIQIGLGNEKREYTIYCGKTEMKAHLMKQFPDDTEAIDKFFKIMKISAKKTHYLATLKLIPQWVSLFLLKSGIADLISPVFRLSGTCATDFVNTLTSNKDLHTIFSYFFYGVPPKDSSVLMNALMIHHYKRGAYYPKGGASEIPFHIIRTIQKYGGNCLVRAPVSQILVNEEGAAYGVKVRKGQEEVEIHAPVVVSNCGIFNTFQKLLPPEIQAKPDIQQRLNMMKHGRGSLLVFSGFDGTKEELDLVSTNFWLFKDNDMDKSMEDYFGLSREEAPDNIPMIFITVPSSKDPEAKIRHPGKSCMTILTMVNYEWFEQWKDTTVRKRGDEYYNYKMRFAKNLFDWACTVFPKIKDKLVFQDVATPLTNMHYLGAQHGAMYSAEHNLERFHAEAVAKNRCNTPVKNLYISGQDVFSNGIAGALHGGLLCACAVLDRIIYIDLLLLKKKLKRRKARELAKLAQKKLQ; from the exons ATGTGGCTCTTGATTTTCTTAGTCTGCCTGCTCATATGTGCAGGTAGCACATACTGGTACCTGTTTGGGAAACCGAGCCCTTTCTCGCTCAACTCAGTGAGACCGCCTGCACCGCAGGAGTTTGATCAGAAGAAGCGCGACAAAGTCATCAAGCAAG GTTTCAGCGTTGACAAAGTGCCCAAGAACCTGGATGTCATCGTCATCGGCAGTGGTATTGGTGGTCTGACGGCTGGAGCCACACTGGCCAAAGCAGGAAAGAAAGTGCTGGTGCTGGAGCAACATGACCAGGCCGGAGGCTGCTGCCACACTTACATAGAGAAAGGCTTTGAGTTTGATGTCG GGCTTCACTACATTGGCCAGCTCCATGAGAACAGTCTGCTGCGTATCGCCTTTGACCAGATCTCAGAGGGCCAGCTGGAGTTTCACCAGCTCGATCAACATTTTGACACCATTCAAATCGGCCTGGGCAACGAAAAACGAGAGTACACCATCTACTGTGGGAAAACTGAGATGAAAGCTCACCTGATGAAGCAGTTTCCTGATGACACAGAAGCCATTGACAAGTTCTTTAAAATCATGAAG ATCTCAGCTAAGAAGACGCACTACCTGGCAACTCTCAAGCTTATCCCGCAGTGGGTGTCTTTATTCCTGCTGAAGTCAGGCATTGCAGACCTCATCTCTCCAGTTTTCCGCCTCTCTGGCACATGTGCAACAGATTTTGTGAACACCTTGACCAGCAACAAGGATCTCCATACCAtcttttcttactttttctATG GTGTGCCACCAAAGGACTCCAGTGTCCTGATGAATGCCCTCATGATTCATCACTACAAACGAGGAGCGTACTACCCTAAAGGCGGGGCCAGTGAGATTCCTTTCCACATCATTCGCACCATTCAGAAATATGGAGGAAACTGCCTGGTGAGAGCTCCCGTCTCCCAGATCCTGGTTAATGAAGAGGGAGCTGCTTATG GTGTAAAGGTGAGGAAAGGTCAAGAGGAAGTGGAAATTCATGCGCCTGTGGTGGTTTCAAACTGTGGAATCTTCAATACGTTCCAGAAACTTCTACCCCCTGAGATACAAGCCAAACCAG ATATTCAGCAACGACTGAACATGATGAAACATGGCAGAGGATCATTATTAGTCTTCTCTGGCTTTGATGGAACAAAGGAGGAACTGGACCTCGTTTCCACTAATTTCTGGCTGTTCAAAGACAATGATATGGACAAGTC gatGGAGGACTACTTTGGATTGAGCAGAGAGGAAGCACCTGATAACATCCCCATGATTTTCATCACAGTGCCATCTTCTAAAGACCCTGAAGCCAAGATAAGACATCCTG GAAAATCCTGCATGACAATACTCACCATGGTTAACTATGAATGGTTTGAGCAATGGAAAGACACTACTGTACGCAAAAGGGGTGATGAATACTACAATTACAAAATGCGATTTGCTAAGAACCTCTTTGACTGGGCCTGCACTGTGTTCCCTAAAATTAAAGACAAG ttGGTTTTCCAGGATGTGGCGACGCCACTGACAAACATGCACTACCTGGGTGCTCAGCATGGAGCCATGTACTCCGCTGAGCACAACCTGGAGCGTTTCCATGCTGAGGCCGTAGCCAAAAACAGATGCAACACCCCAGTCAAGAACCTGTACATCTCAG